From Salmo salar chromosome ssa09, Ssal_v3.1, whole genome shotgun sequence:
gatgccccggtcaactgtaagtgctgttattaagtggaaacgtctaggagtaacaactgctcagccgcaaagtggtaggccacacacagAATGGGACAGCCGAGTGCtatagcacgtaaaaatcatctgtcctcggttgccgcacacaagcttaagatcacttaatgcaatgccaagcgtcggctggagtggtgtaaagctcaccgtcattggactctggggcagtggaaatgcattctctggactgatgaatcgcgcttcaccagctggcagtccgacagatgctacctaccccaatgcatagtgccaactgtaaagtttggtgggggaggaataatagtctggggctgtttttcatggttaggACTaaaccccttagttccagtgaagggaaatcttaacgctacagcatacaatgacattctagacaattctgtgcttccaactttgtggcaacagtttggggggggtcctttcctgtttcaccatgacaatgcccctgtgcacaaaccGAGGTCCgtaaagaaatggtttgttgagatcagtgtggaagaacttgactgacttgcgaaacagtcctgtagcttagcatcagcttcattggaccacttctgtatttagtttttgcttgtaagcagcaaTCAGGAGgatagttatggtcagattttccaaatggagggtgagggagagctttgtgcacgtctctgtgtgtggagtaaaggtgaacaaaaaatgtttttgcctgTAGTTTCACATGTGGCATGCTGGTAGAACTTAGATAAAACGTATTTCAGTTCTCCTGCGTTAACCAGCTACTAGGAGCACCACCTgtgtgagcattttcttgtttgtgtatggccctatacagcttatTGAGTGcactcttagtgccagcattggtttgtggtggtaaaaagACAGCTAggaaaaatatagataaactctcttggtgtatagtctacagcttatcataaggtattctaactcaggtgagtagaacctcaagacttccttaatattagaggttgcgcaccagctgtttacaaagAGACACTCTCAACCCCGAGCATCCTCAACACTGCCGGTCGGACTTGCTAGATTAATATTTTCCACgtccttgttcagccatgactctgaGGAAAAATAGGTTATTACAGTTCTTTAGATCATGTTGATATGATAGTCTCTAATGGAGCttgtccagtttattctccagtgattgcatgtttgccaatagaacagagggtagGCAGTTTATCTACTCGCAGACGTAGTCCCTTCGGGTATCCCGCACGTCGGCCTCTATAGCGCCGCCACCGCCTCCTCCTCAGAGTGTCTGGGATTTGGGTCTTGTATAATCAATATGTTCTCCACCTCTGACTTATTGAAGTAGAAGGCCTCAcccaaatcgaggttagtgatagctgttctgatgtccagaagctcttttcagtcataggaAATTATGGTGGAAACATGAAACAAACCCAAAAAAGTTTTTAAATccacagtttaaaaaaaatatgcaaaatagcacaattgatcAGGAGCTTTCTAGCTCTGCATGGTTgggaaagtaagcatttcacggtagtctacacctgttgtatttctcacatgcgccaaatacattttaatttgatttttcattttatttgagcacgtaaaacgtctgctaaaaaaaaaacatttgaatatccttttgagcttgatgaagttattaattacatatTGGATGATGtactgtatcaatacacccagtcactacaaagatacaggcatccttctgaACTGTTGCTAGAGAGGAAGGAATACGCTCAGGGATTTtactatgaggccaatggtgactttaaaacagataggagaaaactgaggatggatcaacaacattgtagttactccacaatactaacctaattgaaagAGTAAAAAGAAGGGTCCCGGTAAATTAAAAAGTATTatgaaacatgcatcctgtttgcaataaggtactaaagtaatactgcaaaaaatgtcctgaatacaaagtgttatgtttggggcaaatccaatacaacacgttactgagtaccactctccatattttcaagcatagctgtggctgcatcattttataggtatgcttgtaacccccaaaataaaaaaaatcaataaataaatggaatggaactaagcacaggtaaaattctagaggaaaacctggttcagtctgctttccaccagacactaggaAATGCATTAACCTTTTAGCAGGACAgtaacctgaaacacaaggccaaatctttaatggagttgtttaccaagaagaccgtgaatgttcctgaatggctgAGTTAGAGTTTCAAGTAGATTTGTCAAAACTCTATGGCAAGCTtgaatttatttttttttaaataataataatgtgcaaatgttgaaagaaagactcacagctataatcgctgcttccacaaagtattgactcggtgtgaatacttatttaaattagatttctgtatttcattttcaatacatttgcaataatctataaaacatgttttaactttgtcattatggggtattgtgtgtagacgggtgagaaaaaaatgcatgtcatccattttgaattcaggctgtaacaaaacactgtggaaaaagtcaaggggtatatactttttgaaggcactatatactattttttttaattatttgtttttacaGTGGATGAATACATCTCAATTACCAAAGAGAAGCATGGTTACAACATGGAGCAGGCACTGGGGATGCTTTTCTGGCACAAGCACAACATTGAGAAGTCCCTGGCAGATTTGCCCAACTTCACACCTTTCCCAGATGAGTGGTCAGTGGAGGACAAGGTCCTGTTTGAACAGGGCTTTAGCTTCCACGGAAAAACGTTCCACCGTATACAGCAGATGGTGagagactttaaaaaaaaatctatctgTTAAAAACCGAATACTTCATTGACAAACATTGTAACACATAGTTGACCATGACACTAAATACTAATTTGGGGTGCCCATTGTGTGATGTCTCTAAACAACAAATAATGTACAAAAATGTGTTTTCCTTGATTGATAAGGTTTTCTTGTTCTTGTGCTAGTTGCCTGACAAGTCCATTGCCAGCTTGGTTAGATTTTACTACTCTTGGAAGAAGACACGGAGCAAAACCAGTGTCATGGATCGCCATGCACGCAAGCAGAAGAGGGAGCGAGAAGAGAGGTATGAAAAGTGTGTGCTTTTGTTTAAAATGCATGAACCACATTCTCTCTTCCTTTTTAAAAACTTAAATTGGTTAGAAAAACATATTGTAATCTTAGAAACTCAGGACAAGAATACATTGTTCTATGTATaaatgttttgctttatctttTTAGTGAGAATGAGGCTGAGGAGACCAATGGTAACACTCCAAGGGATGTAGTGTACGAACCAAATAAGGACGAGAAGAAAGAGGTGGGTCTGTTCAGAGGCTCTTTTAACTTAATACACAAAATATATGCTGTTTTATTGAACCAACTAACATGTAGATTTTCTGTTTCAGCTGGGTGCTGCACCTGAGAAACAGGAGATAAAACCAGTACCAGTGGTACAGAAGGTAGCGTCTAAATATTTTCATTACCATTTGAATAGAAACATACATAATTCATGTTAAATTCTGCCTACTTTTGATACTTCGGACATTTTAACCCAAATGTATTCCTTTACGTCTAGCCGAATACTAGTATGGCAGAGAAGCTGACCCAAGTCAAGAAAGAACCCCAGGGTCCTCCAGGGAAGAACCAGCATCGTGCTAAAAAGAAGCCTCCAAAAGGAATGCACCTGAGCCAGGGAGACGTAGCTGCTATGTCCACCAGCACCCCTGCTGCAGTCGGTGTGCTGAAACAAATCGACATGGAGCTGGTTGCTATCAAACGGCAGGTTAGTGTTAGTCTTAACATCAATACGTTAATCTTCTCTGTGATAGGATTTTCTTGTTCTCCTCTGATGAGAGTAAGTTTTGCATCAATCATGTATGGATGTTAATGGGAGATTTGTATGAAAATTAAGAACAGGACCTAAAGTATCTTCAGTATTCACCCAAGTCCAGATGAGAGATGAGTTAACCTAGAAATCTTTCCTGAATGAGTTTTATCCCTTTTCTAGATCCAGAGCATCAAACAGAATAACAGTGCTCTGAAGGACAAGCTTGATGTGGGAGTGGACCACTTCAGAGTACCTGAGGTAAAGCTATTGCTTACCTAGAGTTCTGACCATCTAATTTGGTCTCTTTCTTCATAGAATGAATGTTACTCTTGTGGCTTGTAACCAGGGGTTGAAACAAAAATGATTTTCCAATCGTTCCGTTCTGAACAGAAACATTTTTTGTTTCGCTGAAGTTCTGAACAGACTTGAACTAAAAATCAATATCTGTagttcctttttaaacctctgaaatagttttttttaaacatttggcTCCACATTTTAAATTCTTTCACTAATCAGTGCGGATAGAACAGCTTGCTATGGACTTCCGAGATTTGgcttaacgttggaccagagctagctaacaagcttctGTATGCAGTGGCAccagaattaaaattaaaaagatGTCTTACCATTTTGTAGGTAATAAAATGTAGTGAACTGAAGAAAAATAAACGCAacgttttactgagttacagttcatgtaaggaagtcagtcaattgaaataaatgaattagtccctaatctatggatttcacatgactgggaataaagataAACATCTGTTTGTCACAGGtacctttaaaaaataaaaaaaggcttGGGCatgaatcagaaaaccagtcagtatctggtgtgaccaccatttgcctcatgcagtacgacatatctccttcgcatagagttgattaggctgttgattgtggcctgtggaatgctgtcgcactcttcaatggctgtgcgaagtttctggattgtggcggaaactggaacatactgtcgtacacgtcgatccagagcatcgcaaacatgctcaatggatgacacgtctgagtatgcaggccatggaagaactgggacattttcagcttccaggaattgtgtacagatccttgtgacatggagcTGTgctttatcatgctgaaacatgaggtgatggcggtggctgaatggcacgacaatgggcctcagaatctcTTCCCAGTATCTCtgagcattcaaattgccatcgataaaatgcaattgtatttgTTCGTagattatgcctgcccatactataaccccaccgccaccatgggacactctgttcacaaagttgacatcagcaaaccgctcgcccacacaacgccatacagtcTGCTACCTGCCCGGTACAGTAGAAACCggtattcatccgtgaagagcacacttctccagcatgccagtggccattgaaggtgagcatttgcccactgaagtcggttacaacgccgaactgcagtcaggtcaagaccctggtgaggatgaggaGCACGCAGATGATCTTCCCGTGAGATGGTTTCTgccagtttgtgcagaaatactTCAGATGTGCAAACCCACTGTTTCATGAGatatctgggtggctggtctcagtttatcccgcaggtgaagaagctggatgtggaggacctgggctggcgtggttacacatggttggacgcactgtcaaattctctaaaacaacgttgaaagtggcttatggtagagaaatgatctggcaacagctctggtggacattcctgcagtcagcatgccaattgcacgcttcttcaacttgagacatctgtggcattgtgttgtgacaaatctgcacattttagtggccttttattgtccccaacacaagattcacttgtgtaatgatcatgctttaatcagcttcttgatatgccacacctgtcaggttgatggattattttggcaaaggagaaatgctcactaacagtgacgtaaacaaatttgttaacacaatttgaaagaaataagctttttgtgcatatggaatttctgggatcttttatttcagctcatgaaacatatttCCGACACGtttcatgttgcgttttatatttttgttcagtataaatagtatccttaactagcattgaaaaagttaatccattcttcTATAGTAAAAAAATCTCTTTCTGAATACGCTCAAACACTTTCAGGTGGCATGCAGATGCTGAAATACGTTTGAGTGACAGTGAGGACATTGCGTAGTCGCTTTGTTGCAGATTTTTTGTGGGACTGAAATGTAAAAGAACGTTACTAactggttcccatgcttttaaaaaagCGGTTATGGTCCGGAAcagtatacagtggggagaacaagtatttgataacctgcaaaatcggcagtgtttcctacttacaaagcatgtagaggtctgtaagtcttatcataggtacacttcaactgtgagagacggaatctaaaacaaaaacccagaaaaatcacatgatttttaagtaattaatttgcattttattgcatgacataagtatttgatacatcagaaaagcagaacttaatatttggtacagaaacctttgtttgcaattacagagatcatacgtttcctgtagttcttgaccaggtttgcacacactgcagcagggattttggcccactcctccatacagaccttctccagatccttcaggtttcggggctgtcgctgggcaatacggactttcagctccctccaaagattttctattgggttcaggtctggagactggctaggccactccaggaccttgagatgcttcttacggagacACTCTTTAGTtggcctggctgtgtgtttcgggtcgttgtcatgctgaaagacccagccacaatgctcttactgagggaaggaggttgttggccaagatctcgcgatacatggccccatctatcctcccctcaatacggtgcagtcgtcctgtcccctttccagaaaagcatccccaaagaatgtttccacctccatgcttcacagttgggatggtgttcttggggttgtactcatccttcttcttcctccaaacacggcgagtggagtttagaccaaaaagctctatttttgtctcagaccacatgaccttctcccattcctactctggatcatccagatggtcattggcaaacttaagacgggcctggacatgcactggcttgagcagggggaccttgcgtgcgctgcaggattttaatccatgacggcgtagtgtgttactaatggttttctttaagACTGTtatcccagctctcttcaggtcattgaccaggtcctgccgtgtagttctgggctgatccctcgccttcctcatgatcattgatgccccacgaggtgagatcttgcatggagccgcagaccgagggtgattgaccgtcatcttgaacttcttccattttctaataattgcgccaacagttgttgccttctcaccaagctgcttgcctattgtcctgtagcccatcccagccttgtgcaggtctacaattttatccctgatgtccttacacagctctctggtcttggccattgtggagaggttggagtctgtttgattgagtgtgtggacaggtgtcttttatacaggtaacgagttcaaacaggtgcagttaatacaggtaaacAGTGGataacaggagggcttcttaaaataaaactaacaggtctgtgagagccggaattcttactggttggtaggtgatcaaatacttatgtcatgcaataaaatgcaaattaattacttaaaaatcatacaatgtgattttctggatttttgttttatattccgtctctcacagttgaagtgtacctatgataaaaattacagacctctacatgctttgaaAGTaggatacactgccgattttgcaggttatcaaatacttgttctcacTTTCGTTCCCGATTCTGTTCctagaatatttttatttttttccagtTTTCTGTTCTAACCCCTGCTTTTAACTCATTATGACCTGTGGTGTATGTCATGTTTGCGTGCCAGTGATAACATGACCATTCATGTCTCAGGTGACCCAGAAGTTCAACACTCGCTGGACAACAGAGGAGCAACTGCTTGCTGTACAAGGTAATTGATTTCAATTGCAACAGATGTGTAGGGattagagaaagggaagaggTAGAAAATGTAACCAACTGAAATGAGGCCCATGTGAAAAGTCATGGTATAAAGAATTCCATCTTAAGTTGTTTTGCTGGGGGGGCATGGCACATAATCTACATTTGTTTAAAATGTTTGTTCCCTCCATTGTAACATCTTCCAGCCATCAGAAAATATGGGCGGGACTTCCAGGCTATCTCGGACGTGATTGGCAACAAGTCTGTGGTGCAGGTGAAGAACTTCTTTGTTAACTACCGCCGACGCTTCAACCTGGATGAGGTGCTGCAGGAATGGGAGGCTGAGCACGGGATGGCGGGAGCAgccaagggaggagaggaggagaaaatgGACACATCATCTTCTACTGAGGATGGAGCCACCACCCCTGTGGTGCCAGAGGGTCAAAAAGAGGTCTGTGACTGACCAATTTGATTGTATTCCATTATggatttttattttaaatgtaacgGGTTTGATTGGCTAAATTCAGTTATCAATCTCAGTATGAAATGAGACACCATTTGCACTGTGCCCTACTATTTTAGTGGTCCCCTTTTTATCTGCACCAGTATAGTAATTCAGAGGGATGTACAAAGAATTCCAGTCTTTAATTTCAGTTTGATTTTCCAGATGTATTAATTGTAAATACTCCCCATTGTACCTTTACAGGACTCATCGCCAGTGGCGGCAAAACAACCTCTGGCCTCCTGAGTGGTCGGCCATCTTGGATTATTCTGTTGGCGGAACTCCTCCCTCTGAGATTTTACTTTTGTGCTGAAGAGACGATGATTAATCTGAATCTGCACAGGTTacatcctgtctgtgtgtgcttcTTCAAGAAGGGCATTCCTGTTACCTCTTCCCCAATTCAAGAATGTTTTGC
This genomic window contains:
- the LOC106611196 gene encoding REST corepressor 1 isoform X1 gives rise to the protein MPAMMEKSGSEMSGKRRGRNAVNNPNKSFSTNGNSNNSWEEGSSGCSSDDEHGSGGMRVGTQYQALVPDYDPEIAKVAEERDNLGMRVWIPSRNLAEAKLDEYISITKEKHGYNMEQALGMLFWHKHNIEKSLADLPNFTPFPDEWSVEDKVLFEQGFSFHGKTFHRIQQMLPDKSIASLVRFYYSWKKTRSKTSVMDRHARKQKREREERYENENEAEETNGNTPRDVVYEPNKDEKKELGAAPEKQEIKPVPVVQKPNTSMAEKLTQVKKEPQGPPGKNQHRAKKKPPKGMHLSQGDVAAMSTSTPAAVGVLKQIDMELVAIKRQIQSIKQNNSALKDKLDVGVDHFRVPEVTQKFNTRWTTEEQLLAVQAIRKYGRDFQAISDVIGNKSVVQVKNFFVNYRRRFNLDEVLQEWEAEHGMAGAAKGGEEEKMDTSSSTEDGATTPVVPEGQKEDSSPVAAKQPLAS
- the LOC106611196 gene encoding REST corepressor 1 isoform X2 encodes the protein MPAMMEKSGSEMSGKRRGRNAVNNPNKSFSTNGNSNNSWEEGSSGCSSDDEHGSGGMRVGTQYQALVPDYDPEIAKVAEERDNLGMRVWIPSRNLAEAKLDEYISITKEKHGYNMEQALGMLFWHKHNIEKSLADLPNFTPFPDEWSVEDKVLFEQGFSFHGKTFHRIQQMLPDKSIASLVRFYYSWKKTRSKTSVMDRHARKQKREREESENEAEETNGNTPRDVVYEPNKDEKKELGAAPEKQEIKPVPVVQKPNTSMAEKLTQVKKEPQGPPGKNQHRAKKKPPKGMHLSQGDVAAMSTSTPAAVGVLKQIDMELVAIKRQIQSIKQNNSALKDKLDVGVDHFRVPEVTQKFNTRWTTEEQLLAVQAIRKYGRDFQAISDVIGNKSVVQVKNFFVNYRRRFNLDEVLQEWEAEHGMAGAAKGGEEEKMDTSSSTEDGATTPVVPEGQKEDSSPVAAKQPLAS